The Watersipora subatra chromosome 1, tzWatSuba1.1, whole genome shotgun sequence genome has a window encoding:
- the LOC137410117 gene encoding neutral amino acid transporter 9-like, translating into MGCINGSSGGTQGSFITIFSIWNATMGTSLLVIPWAITQAGFLLGIVLLIVMAGLNFYTAYIMITSTGSIKCPAGEVVEYSDVCRKYLGRVGEVLAVLFSCAIMVGAVIVYWVLMSNTLYSIVQFIYSSYYDIGLLAPESNSSFNDPYLRCTDDNVFIHEPVQLWHNATTNQTVNTHADLFNKFWHLQKTVPFFLLCLLVPLINFKSPTLFTKFNAAGVISAFYLVGFITYKTSRWGFHMDFNRSIEQNVRTSFPALTGVCTLAFLSHCTLVAIIRQQKNPKNNVRDLCIAYICVTLTYGYVGCAFYTTWPMISKDCIDQNFLNNLLASDPLAFVSRIFVFIQMFTAYPLILYIMRVQLMNVLFQSVWPSWKHVSFLNLSVVATCLLFARFMPQIATILRYTGTFCGQTYAIVLPTLTYMVSEKRKGQLTITKAFVHVMIIVFSVANIVAQFFLKM; encoded by the exons ATGGGCTGTATCAATGGTTCATCTGGAGGTACTCAAGGAAGTTTTATCACTAT CTTCAGCATATGGAATGCTACGATGGGCACCTCTCTGCTGGTTATTCCTTGGGCCATAACACAGGCTGGGTTCCTCCTTGGTATAGTGCTGCTCATAGTCATGGCAGGACTCAACTTTTACACAGCGTACATTATGATAACATCTACAGGTTCTATTA AATGCCCAGCCGGAGAGGTGGTGGAGTATTCGGATGTCTGCAGAAAATATCTAGGAAGGGTTGGTGAAGTCTTGGCTGTGTTATTCTCTTGTGCAATAATGGTTGGAGCAGTCATTGTGTACTGGGTACTCATGTCAAACACACTCTACAGCATTGTACAattcatataca GCTCTTACTATGACATAGGACTATTAGCCCCTGAGAGCAATTCTTCTTTCAATGATC CATATTTGCGATGTACAGATGACAATGTATTCATACATGAACCAGTTCAGCTCTGGCACAACGCAACCACCAACCAGACTGTTAACACTCATGCTGATCTGTTCAACAAGTTCTGGCATCTGCAGAAAACTGTACCATTCTTCCTGCTTTGTCTCCTTGTTCCTCTCATCAACTTCAAGTCCCCCACTCTTTTTACCAAGTTTAATGCAGCAG GAGTAATATCAGCCTTTTACCTGGTTGGATTCATCACTTACAAGACATCAAGATGGGGATTCCATATGGACTTCAATAGATCGATTGAACAGA ATGTAAGAACTTCTTTTCCTGCTTTGACTGGAGTATGCACCCTGGCCTTCTTGTCTCACTGCACATTAGTTGCGATTATACGGCAGCAGAAGAACCCAAAAAACAAT GTGAGAGATCTGTGTATAGCATACATCTGTGTCACCCTCACTTATGGCTACGTTGGCTGCGCATTCTACACTACGTGGCCTATGATCAGCAAAGACTGCATTGACCAG aatttcctgAACAACCTATTAGCGAGTGACCCGCTAGCATTCGTCTCTAGAATATTCGTATTCATACAAATGTTCACCGCGTACCCTCTGATCCTTTACATAATGAGAGTCCAGTTGATGAATGTCTTGTTTCAATCTGTCTGGCCAAG ctgGAAGCACGTTTCATTCCTGAATCTCTCTGTTGTGGCAACTTGTCTTCTGTTTGCAAGGTTTATGCCACAAATAGCAACCATCTTACG GTACACAGGAACATTCTGTGGCCAGACCTATGCCATCGTTCTGCCAACCTTGACATACATGGTATCGGAGAAAAGAAAAGGTCAACTAACGATAACAAAGGCATTTGTACACGTGATGATCATTGTATTCTCCGTAGCAAATATTGTAGCCCAATTCTTTTTAAAGATGTGA